TTGATTTTCCCCTGTGAGGGTGGATCAATGATAAATCTAGTTGCCCACTTGGATTTGGAGGTACGCAATATTCTTTCGATAATTTAAggggaaaattaaaaaaattggtcTATATTAGCTTTTGCTTCTCGAATTAATCAATATTTAGTCTCAGTACAATAACTTAATCTTCTTATTTTTAGTCCCATTTTCAACCGAGTCTCAGCAAATATTTGGTGACATGGTGGTGATAATCGGTGTCATGAAATCATGCCCGGCATTATGTCTGTACGGATTGATGAGATGCTATTCTCGTGTATCCAAATGTACAAATCTAAACACATAAGTAATATGAACATAGATAGTtttaacgtgtcaaaacattaGGTCATTAGATCAACTGTCAGGGAGTATCCTTAGGATAGCTAAAACTAAATGTTGACCGATCAGAAAACCAAAAAGCAATATAGACTGTCAAATTTCCCTGATTTTAAGTTTGGGTGAAGTTGAATGAGTAGCATTCATAGTGCTATAAGCTTATTGCAGACATCATCTGTTCCTGAGGTTGTGCGACCCCTTTACGAGTCATCTGAACTCATTGCCAAGGAGATAATTTTCACTGTAAGTATAATATATATGCCGATATATATAAACAGACTGTCACACATTGGTTTGTAAAGCATGTTGAATTGGTTTATAATGGTAACCTTATTTACTCAACATCCTATTTTATCTTTGATTGTAAcccaacattttctttttttgccTCGCTAGTTGTTTGTACTGTCTTTAATTAATTTCGCGGCCATTTCAAGAAAGTGGTTATTTCAAGTTCAATAGAAACTAATTACAGACATGTTTTTCTCTTAAGGCACTTCAATATATTAATCACCTAGAAAATGAGGTAATTGCTAGCAAACCAAATTCAAATCCTAAGGACTCTGCCTTCGTAAGATCTTTTGGCCAGAAACTAAGCAGGTGAGCCTGCTGAATCATTTCTCAAATAGTAATCTCTATCTCATCTTTTCTTCTACAATCTTAATCTATGGGTCGTGGCAGCATGGTTTTCAAGTCTTGCACACATGAGCTTTAAGCTCAAATGACTACCTTGTAAAGGTTTTGAAATCACTATATAATGTGATTCTGGTACAGTTGCATAGTGTCTTGGAATTTCTGAGAACAAAGAAAGTTAACAGATCTTGATCTTGGACCTTGACTATTTTTAGATAAACAAAAGGCACTAGTGTCTAGTGTTGTCAAAACGTGCTAGGTCCGTCCTGCCACATAAAATAGGTGGGCTGAGTTGGCAATTTCCCGACCCACCAAAATAGCAGGCTGGCCTGCTAACCTGTTTGACAGTACTAGTGTGATGCTAAAAAAAACACTAGTGTGACAGCAAAGGAGTTCAAATGTATGAGTAGAACTTAGTTAAATGTATTTCAGTGTAGAAATTTAAAGTTGATATAAGCATTGCATGTTTGTGTGGAAGGAAGCATAAGCTGTTAATTCTGATTTATGCCATGAGGCTTTAATTGATGACATTATGTGCCTGAGTACGTTCTTCGTATATTTTCTTCTTTCGTTTTGTTTAGGGGCTTCAATGATGCTGTCAATGGTTTTAATGAGGATGGGTGGCAACTGATGAATATGGATGCCCCTAAAGATGCCATTATATCCATGAAGcgaaataatattaatatgggATTTGATACGCCTTATGATGGTGTCATTTGTATGAAAACCACTGTGCTACTTCAAGTGAGTTATTATCTTATTACTTTTCGACATTGATTAAGTATGTTTCCCCCTTTTTTTCACATATGTATCACATAACTGTGTCTTTCGACGAGTGAATGTTTATTGATGGCAGAATGTCTTCCCGGCAAAGCTAGTGGGACTGCTGAAAGATCACCGTTCTACTTGGATGGATTTCAACTTTGATGACAAGCCTAAAGCAATCATCAAGGCTCCTTACTTTGCATTTCCAGGAGTGACCACGCACAATTTATCTGATAATGCTGTGCTACTTGGCCACACCAATCATGAGGATGAGGTTGGTTGATTTGAGTTcacgatttttaaaaagttgAATTAAATTTAATGATACCTTTGGAAACTTAGACatcgataaaaatattattttacggGGCAAAGATTAAAAACTAGGTGATGATAAAACCAAAGAAAGGGAAGTGTTGTCTCCAAATAACCTAAATTCGCAATACGGGAAGGCATTTAAGTTTGTTTTGTTGGATGCATGTTGTCTGATTCTTGTTTCCAATTTAGGTGTTGGAAGTAATTCGATTCGAAAGCTTTGCACCTCTCCAACAACATGGTTCTTCAGGGGAATTGTATCATTTGCAGGTGGCATCACCTTGTCCCCTTATGATTGCAGGGCATTAATTACCATACATAttttaaaagacattttataATTGAAGATCggttttcttttaaatattctGAGGGAAAGGATGAACACACAATGAATTTTTTGAATAGATATCATACTCTGCAAGTAAATGCAGGTTATTAGTGGACTGGAATCAATGGACGATACTTGTTTCGGTGCTTCCTCTGAATTAATCTTTGCCCCCATTGATAAAACAATACCGAATGATGCTGTTCTATTATCTTCTGGATTTCGGATCATCTCAATGGGTTCCAGGACCGTATGTTCCAATCCTGCAATTTTTGCCGTATCTATTAAATTCTGACACATgttaatttcttgatttttatcACAACACCAGTTAGACATTGTCATATAATTGAAAACATCTGTTGTTTTCATAATTGTGTCTCCATATTGATAGGCAAAATGGCCATCTGCCTACGGTGTAGCAAATGAGGCATCAAGTTCTAGTACTTCATTTTCAGCCATAAACAACCTGTGCTCTGTGATGATTCTGGCCTTCCAGTTTCCTTTTGAAGCCCGATTTGAGGAGGATGTAAGGTCAATGGCATTAGAGTATATTCAACATGTAATTTCCTCCGTAAAGAACATTTGTCAGGGAGTGATGCCTTCGGGATCAAATCTTGAGTACGCCACAGATGAAAACGCACCAATGATATTCGACATCATACCAGACTCGACCTATGATATTAACAGTCTTGCTATACGTATATGGCAAAGTTATAGGCAAGTAAAACCACATACTAATTCATGGAGATTCTAATATCATTCCCAAGTTTCCTGAATTCCTCCTATTCATAGATTTTATGCTTTCCGTGCTCTGGTATGATATTATCTTAGTGTAGTCGACGTGTTTTATTGATTTCAGTTTGCTGAAACAAGTTCTATGAGtttatacttttattttttaggTCTCACTAGACAATAGGAGTACAATTTACTTGACTAAATATATTTGTTTGGGACAGGTCATTTTTAGGCGTGGAGATGTGCGACTTCCACTGCCTGCGTACTGGCTCTTTCTTGGAACTGGTTCAAAATCACCAATATGCTATATTATGTTTCTCTTTCACGGTATGTAAATATTGGTTTATACATGTACACAAACACATATATATGTGCACGTAGAGAAAAAAATAGTCTTAAATGACTGTTAATTACATGTATCTATTCAACAAAACTAACTTATCTTGTTTGGTTGCAGTCTCTCCCAAGATGCCTTTATGCCAACCAAGCTGCAGTCGACATGCTAGAGACTGGATTACATAATCTGCAAACACTTGCATTGGATCAGATTCTCGACGGCTCTAACATGTCCTTGTATTCCATGATTCCAACTATAACAAAGCAGGTACACTTGCAACAAAAAATCCAACCGCTCAATTTAGCCCATCTGAGTTTCTTTATATGTCAATGAGATCATAATCATGGACTTCTGAGTGCTGGGAAGAGTATTGGAAAACAGCTTTTTTAACACATACATACACACGCCTCATGTGTTTTATGTTTG
The DNA window shown above is from Primulina huaijiensis isolate GDHJ02 chromosome 12, ASM1229523v2, whole genome shotgun sequence and carries:
- the LOC140990140 gene encoding homeobox-leucine zipper protein HOX9-like, with product MAKTDNAAARRRGREDQGEKHIRYTDEQIRVLEKVYAQCPNPNRSQRENLIRQQPTLNGIDNKQLKIWFQNRRSRHKQKKEHEDILAENKKLKVANHLLREENNALLKRVAELVRENDHFYVTLTNADITPENTDAILKLLTCLLRPNSTPKISSLGRIVQVHVPYRLDRITTTSTATNQASEPEVPSPHLSMNNADDDKGLLFLADEARNEFLPKATGSAINWVPFPMQEVHGPISIGEAYVAYGCAGVAARACNIVPFEPLKVIEILKDTSSWSRKCRKLEVLAIYPAKNQGTIELVYTQYYASTTLACARDFWTLRYTSILDDGSFVVCEKSINGGSDVPSSPVALEFVRGKTLASGYLIFPCEGGSMINLVAHLDLETSSVPEVVRPLYESSELIAKEIIFTALQYINHLENEVIASKPNSNPKDSAFVRSFGQKLSRGFNDAVNGFNEDGWQLMNMDAPKDAIISMKRNNINMGFDTPYDGVICMKTTVLLQNVFPAKLVGLLKDHRSTWMDFNFDDKPKAIIKAPYFAFPGVTTHNLSDNAVLLGHTNHEDEVLEVIRFESFAPLQQHGSSGELYHLQVISGLESMDDTCFGASSELIFAPIDKTIPNDAVLLSSGFRIISMGSRTAKWPSAYGVANEASSSSTSFSAINNLCSVMILAFQFPFEARFEEDVRSMALEYIQHVISSVKNICQGVMPSGSNLEYATDENAPMIFDIIPDSTYDINSLAIRIWQSYRSFLGVEMCDFHCLRTGSFLELVQNHQYAILCFSFTSLPRCLYANQAAVDMLETGLHNLQTLALDQILDGSNMSLYSMIPTITKQGYATLPPGCSQSMMNRRFSYERGVVWRVEELDGSCHCFATAFINWSFD